A DNA window from Impatiens glandulifera chromosome 7, dImpGla2.1, whole genome shotgun sequence contains the following coding sequences:
- the LOC124909661 gene encoding beta-D-glucosyl crocetin beta-1,6-glucosyltransferase-like, which translates to METKKPCLNVVMVPWLAHGHVSPYLELAKRLADRNFRIYLCSTPINLSSIKKRVTQKYSQSIKLIEFHIPSQPDLPPHFHTTNGLPLHLNSVLKRAMDKASPSFNQIIKTLKPDILIYDFNQEWASVAATTIGIPAVPFISGSASAMCYIFHTFMKQGVDFPYPVLNLRGTHWNRMIQEMLNTTLSEQSQTESESIPLFSRTCDIIFMKTFGELEGKYIEYGSNLLGKKIVPTGPLAQEHGDSEDNSEIMEWLNKKEASSTVFVSFGTESFLSREEIEEVAKGLELSMVNFIWVLRFSFEEEEKISIEDALPNGFLERVGDRGLVVEKWAPQARILMHPNVGGFVSHCGWGSIMEAMTFGIPIVAIPMNLDQPVNARLVEEIGVGLEINRDENGGLSGEEIAEFIREVIVGDEDGKKIRDNTREMKHKIKSKGEEDMDCVVEDLYKLHKKNIHEKNMD; encoded by the exons ATGGAGACGAAGAAGCCATGCTTGAATGTTGTAATGGTCCCATGGCTAGCCCATGGCCATGTCTCTCCTTACTTAGAGCTTGCCAAAAGACTTGCCGACAGAAACTTCCGAATCTATCTATGTTCAACCCCGATCAATCTGAGCTCCATCAAGAAAAGGGTCACACAGAAATACTCTCAATCGATCAAACTCATCGAATTCCATATCCCATCTCAACCCGACCTTCCTCCCCATTTCCACACAACAAATGGCCTCCCACTTCACCTAAACTCAGTTCTCAAAAGAGCCATGGACAAAGCCAGCCCATCCTTCAACCAAATCATTAAAACCCTGAAACCGGACATACTCATTTACGACTTCAACCAAGAATGGGCATCAGTCGCCGCAACAACAATCGGGATACCAGCAGTTCCATTCATCAGCGGTAGCGCTTCCGCCATGTGTTATATCTTCCATACATTTATGAAACAGGGCGTTGACTTCCCTTATCCCGTCTTGAATCTACGGGGAACTCACTGGAACCGAATGATTCAAGAAATGTTGAATACAACTCTGAGTGAGCAAAGTCAAACTGAAAGTGAaa GCATTCCGCTCTTTAGTAGAACCTGCGACATCATATTCATGAAGACGTTTGGAGAATTGGAAGGGAAATACATAGAGTACGGATCAAACCTACTTGGAAAAAAGATAGTCCCCACGGGTCCTCTGGCTCAAGAACACGGAGACTCGGAAGATAACAGCGAGATCATGGAGTGGCTTAACAAGAAAGAGGCATCTTCAACAGTTTTCGTATCATTTGGAACAGAGTCCTTTTTGTCTAGAGAAGAAATAGAGGAAGTAGCAAAAGGGTTGGAGCTAAGTATGGTGAATTTCATTTGGGTGCTTAGATTTTCCtttgaggaggaggagaagatttCAATTGAAGATGCACTGCCCAATGGCTTTCTTGAGAGGGTGGGAGATAGAGGTCTTGTAGTTGAGAAATGGGCTCCGCAAGCTAGAATCTTGATGCACCCAAATGTTGGAGGATTTGTAAGCCATTGTGGGTGGGGTTCTATAATGGAGGCCATGACATTTGGAATTCCAATTGTGGCTATACCCATGAACTTAGACCAACCAGTGAATGCGAGGTTAGTGGAGGAGATCGGTGTGGGGTTGGAAATAAATAGAGATGAGAATGGAGGGCTTAGCGGGGAAGAGATTGCAGAGTTTATAAGGGAAGTCATAGTTGGTGATGAAGATGGGAAGAAAATTAGGGACAATACAAGAGAAATGAAACACAAAATCAAAAGTAAAGGAGAAGAAGATATGGATTGTGTTGTGGAAGACTTGTACAAgcttcacaagaagaatattcATGAAAAAAACATGGATTAA